A genomic region of Palaemon carinicauda isolate YSFRI2023 chromosome 22, ASM3689809v2, whole genome shotgun sequence contains the following coding sequences:
- the LOC137616628 gene encoding hemocyanin subunit-like isoform X2 encodes MKTVLLLVAVVGAALFSVASADVSNAQKQHDVNYLLWKVNENLRDENHKNYAKTFDPEADTSHYSDNGEAVHRLMKELKDHRLLEQKHWFSLFNDRQREEALMLFDVFMHCKDWETVVKNAAFFRDRMNEGEFVYAVYAGVIHHPLAEHVVLPPLYEVTPHMFTNTEVIQEAYAAKMRQTPTKIKSSFTGTARNKEQRVAYFGEDIGMNTHHVFWHLEFPFWWRDSYSHKLDRKGENFFWVHNQLAVRFDAERISNYLEPVQELHWEKPIDDGFAPHTSYKYGGAFPSRPDNIEFEDVDGVARVRDMVIYESRIRDAIAHGYIIKEDGTHIDIMNERGVDILGDIIESSLYSPNVQYYGALHNTAHIMLGRQTDPHGKYNMPPGVMEHFETATRDPGFFRLHKYMDNIFREHKDSLPSYSFEDLDFEGVAVTNVAIDGKLETYFEDFEYSLINAVDDTEDIPDVDIDTYVPRLNHKEFSYNIDIKNDKGADTLATVRIYIWPHKDNNGVEFNFDDGRWQAIELDKFWVKLSAGDNHIVRKSTDSSVTVSDVPSFKTLMEKTEAALSSGGDLDLHEFESAVGVPNRFLLPKGNENGMEFDLFVCVTDGEKDAAIPDIHTKEGFMHYGSHGVYPDKRPHGYPFDRHVEDERIFEQVTNFHHTHVKVYNHGEHIHHHD; translated from the exons ATGAAGACGGTTCTCCTCTTAGTGGCAGTGGTCGGGGCTGCCCTGTTCTCGGTTGCTTCGGCAG ACGTTTCCAACGCTCAGAAGCAGCACGATGTGAACTATCTCTTGTGGAAGGTGAACGAAAATCTTCGAGATGAAAATCACAAGAACTACGCCAAAACCTTTGACCCAGAGGCCGACACTTCCCATTACTCAGATAATGGAGAAGCAGTCCACCGTCTCATGAAGGAGCTGAAAGATCACCGACTGCTGGAGCAGAAGCATTGGTTCTCCCTCTTCAACGATAGGCAACGTGAGGAAGCTCTGATGCTTTTTGACGTTTTCATGCATTGCAAAGACTGGGAAACCGTTGTCAAAAATGCTGCCTTTTTCCGTGACCGTATGAACGAGGGAGAATTTGTGTATGCAGTTTATGCTGGCGTCATCCATCATCCTTTGGCTGAACATGTCGTGCTTCCTCCACTCTATGAAGTCACCCCTCACATGTTCACAAACACCGAGGTTATTCAAGAAGCCTATGCTGCTAAGATGAGGCAAACTCCTACCAAAATCAAATCCTCATTCACTGGTACAGCCAGGAACAAGGAACAACGTGTAGCCTACTTTGGTGAAGACATTGGTATGAACACCCATCACGTTTTCTGGCACTTGGAATTCCCCTTCTGGTGGAGGGATTCTTATTCTCATAAGCTTGACCGCAAAGGAGAGAACTTCTTCTGGGTACATAACCAGCTTGCTGTACGCTTCGATGCTGAGAGAATTTCCAACTACTTGGAGCCAGTACAGGAACTTCACTGGGAGAAGCCTATCGATGATGGATTTGCTCCTCATACATCTTACAAATATGGAGGAGCTTTCCCATCTCGTCCTGATAACATTGAGTTCGAAGATGTTGATGGAGTTGCACGAGTCAGAGATATGGTAATCTATGAAAGCCGTATCCGCGATGCCATTGCTCACGGATACATCATCAAAGAAGATGGAACTCACATTGATATCATGAACGAACGTGGAGTTGATATTCTTGGTGACATTATTGAGTCTTCTCTCTACAGTCCCAATGTACAATACTATGGAGCTCTTCACAATACCGCCCACATAATGCTTGGTCGTCAAACAGATCCTCATGGAAAATACAACATGCCCCCAGGTGTAATGGAACACTTCGAAACTGCCACTCGTGATCCAGGTTTCTTCAGACTTCACAAATACATGGACAATATCTTCAGGGAGCACAAGGACAGTCTACCTAGCTACAGCTTTGAGGACTTAGACTTCGAAGGAGTAGCTGTAACAAATGTTGCTATTGATGGAAAACTGGAAACTTACTTCGAAGACTTTGAGTACAGTCTGATTAATGCTGTGGATGACACCGAAGATATCCCAGATGTTGACATCGATACATATGTTCCTCGTCTAAACCACAAGGAATTCTCCTACAACATTGACATCAAGAACGACAAAGGAGCAGATACTTTGGCAACTGTTCGAATTTATATTTGGCCCCATAAGGACAACAATGGTGTAGAATTCAACTTTGATGATGGAAGATGGCAGGCAATTGAACTCGATAAATTCTGGGTAAAAT TATCCGCTGGAGACAACCACATCGTCCGCAAATCCACCGATTCATCAGTCACAGTATCTGATGTGCCCAGCTTCAAGACCCTCATGGAAAAGACCGAAGCTGCCCTTTCAAGCGGAGGAGACCTCGATCTCCATGAGTTCGAGAGTGCTGTTGGTGTGCCAAATCGTTTCCTCCTCCCCAAAGGTAACGAAAATGGTATGGAATTCGATCTCTTCGTCTGTGTGACCGACGGCGAGAAAGACGCTGCCATTCCAGACATTCACACCAAGGAAGGATTCATGCATTACGGCTCTCATGGAGTCTACCCCGACAAGAGGCCTCATGGCTACCCCTTCGATCGCCATGTTGAAGATGAACGCATCTTCGAACAGGTCACCAACTTCCATCACACTCACGTCAAGGTGTACAACCATGGAGAACATATTCACCACCATGACTAa